GCGAGGATCTTGGTCAGTTCTTCGCGCACCCGTTCCGCCGACAGGTTGTCGACGGACGCGCGGGCGGCCACCAGCGCCTCCCACGTGCGCGGAGCGATGGCCAGGGCGAAGCGGCCCGCGAACCGTACCGCGCGTAGGATTCTCAGGTAGTCCTCGGCGAAGCGCTCTCGCGCCTCGCCCACCGTGCGGAGCACGCCGCTGCGTAGGTCCCGCTGCCCGGCGAACGGATCCAGCAGCTCGTGCCGTATCGGGTGCCAGGCGATCGCGTTGATGGTGAAGTCGCGCCGCGACAGGTCGTCCTCGATCCGGTCCGCGAACCTCACGACCGCGTGCCGGCCGGTGGTCTCCACGTCCCGCCGGAAGGTGGTGACCTCGAGCATGTCGCCGCTCGGCCCCAGCACCCCGACGGTGCCGTGCTCCACCCCGAGCGGAACCGTGCGCCGGAATATCCGGCGCACCTCCTCCGGCCTGGCCGCGGTGGCCAGATCCCAGTCCGAGCCGCCGTGGCCGAGCAGCGCGTCGCGCACGGCACCGCCCACCGCCCAGGTGTCGTGGCCGGCGGCCTCGAGCCGTTCCGTAACGCTCCGCACCAGGGTGGGCGCCAGGAGATCGGGCATGGCGGAGACGATCAGTCGAGCCGCGCGAGCGGCGCGGGCTCGACCTTGTGGCGGCTCGCCGCAATGCGGCCTCGAATGAGCTCGTCCACCGCGGCATCGCCCGACGTACCCCGCAGCAGGAAGGCGTCCAGGCGCTCGTAGGTGATGCCCATCTCGCCTTCGTCGGTCTGGCCGGGCTCCAGCCCCGCGGTCGGCGGCCGCTCGATGATCTCCGCGGGCACGCCCAACTCCCGGGCGAGCGCCCAGACCTCCGACTTGACCAGGTCCGCCAGCGGAAAGATGTCCGCGCCCCCGTCGCCGTACTTGGTGAAGTAACCCACGGCGAACTCGGCCGCGTTTCCGGTACCGACCACGAGGCGGCCGAGTGTGTTCGCGAAGTAGTACAGGCTGGCCATGCGCAGGCGCGGCTTGACGTTCATGCGCGCCAGGCGCTCGCGCTCGGCTCCGGCCGGCGGCAGGTCGGCCCCGGACGCGGCCCAACGGAGCGCGTCCAGCAACGCGTCGAAGGCGTCCTCGAGCCGGACCTCGGCGGTGGCCACGCCGAACTTACGGGCGACCTCGCGGGCCAGGCGCGCGTCATCGGGCGCCGACTCGATGGGAAGGATCACCCCCAGGCACCGCTCGGCTCCCAGCGCCTCCGCTGCCAGACCGCACACGACCGCCGAATCGACCCCTCCGGAGAGACCGAACACGGCTCCGTCCGAACCCGACTCGCGAACGCGATCGGCTATCCACGCGACCAGCCGCGCGCGCACTTCCCGGGGCTCTCTCGGGTCCCTCTTCGGCGTCACCTTCGCGCCCTCCGTCTCATAGCACCGCGCCTCCGTTCACGCTCACCGTGGTGCCCGTGACGTGCCGCGCCAGGCGGCTGCACAGGAACACCACCGGCCCAGCCACGTCCTCCGGCTCGGCCACCCTGCCCAGCGGTATGCCGGCCTCGATGCGCGCGCGGCCTCCTCCCGCGAACGCCGCCTCGCACATCTCTGTGTCGACCCACCCCGGCGCCACGCAGTTGACCGTGATGCCGCGCGGGGCCAGCTCCACCGCCAGGCTCTTCACGAGCCCCGCGAGCGCCGCCTTGGAGGCCGCGTAGTCTGCGTGCCCGGGCTCGCCCCGCTGGCCCGCGGTGGAGCTGATCAGAACTAGGCGCCCGCCGTCGGCCAGGCGCCGGACCGCGGCGCGCGTGACCTCGAAGAGCCCGTCCAGGTTCAGCGCGAGCGTGGCGCGCCAGCGCTCGGCGGACAGCTCCCCGAAA
This genomic stretch from Gemmatimonadota bacterium harbors:
- a CDS encoding SDR family NAD(P)-dependent oxidoreductase — its product is MAIDLGLAGRRALVTGASRGIGRAIALHLARAGADVCIAYRTREEEALAVAEQARGESVRAHTARADLAVRGAADELVADAVESLGGLDIFVANAGVWPAEYVPFGELSAERWRATLALNLDGLFEVTRAAVRRLADGGRLVLISSTAGQRGEPGHADYAASKAALAGLVKSLAVELAPRGITVNCVAPGWVDTEMCEAAFAGGGRARIEAGIPLGRVAEPEDVAGPVVFLCSRLARHVTGTTVSVNGGAVL
- the nadE gene encoding NAD(+) synthase — encoded protein: MTPKRDPREPREVRARLVAWIADRVRESGSDGAVFGLSGGVDSAVVCGLAAEALGAERCLGVILPIESAPDDARLAREVARKFGVATAEVRLEDAFDALLDALRWAASGADLPPAGAERERLARMNVKPRLRMASLYYFANTLGRLVVGTGNAAEFAVGYFTKYGDGGADIFPLADLVKSEVWALARELGVPAEIIERPPTAGLEPGQTDEGEMGITYERLDAFLLRGTSGDAAVDELIRGRIAASRHKVEPAPLARLD